From one Notolabrus celidotus isolate fNotCel1 chromosome 2, fNotCel1.pri, whole genome shotgun sequence genomic stretch:
- the LOC117831927 gene encoding chymotrypsin-like elastase family member 3B, whose protein sequence is MRVFLCLQTDTMLQTLVLLLLQLVYVFGCGTPAVKPDISRVVNGEDARAHSWPWQISLQVKHGSRYHHTCGGTLIGPRWVLTAGHCIWPGDVYRVVLGEHSMSQQEGTEQIRDVLRIVVHPQWDIDFVARGNDMALLKLDKSPIMSDSVSVACLPQAGEIPAHGERCFLSGWGNLYSHGPMPDKLQQALLPVVEHSVCSRSDWWGGNVKQTMICAGGDIVAGCNGDSGGPLNCLGQDGRWYVQGVTSFVSSSNCNEVKKPTVFTRVSAFTDWLSEVMLKY, encoded by the exons ATgagagtgtttctgtgtttacagactGACACCATGTTGCAGACTCtggtcctcctgctgctgcagctcgtATACG TTTTCGGGTGTGGAACCCCTGCTGTCAAACCTGACATCAGCAGGGTGGTGAACGGAGAGGATGCTCGCGCCCACAGCTGGCCCTGGCAG ATCTCCCTGCAGGTGAAGCACGGCAGCCGTTACCACCACACCTGTGGAGGGACTCTGATCGGACCTCGCTGGGTGCTGACTGCTGGACACTGCATCTG GCCTGGAGATGTGTACCGCGTGGTCCTGGGAGAGCACAGCATGAGTCAGCAGGAGGGCACCGAGCAGATCAGAGATGTTCTGCGTATCGTTGTGCACCCACAGTGGGATATCGACTTTGTAGCTCGTGG AAACGATATGGCGCTGCTGAAGCTGGATAAGAGCCCCATCATGAGCGACAGCGTTAGTGTCGCCTGTCTCCCTCAGGCTGGAGAGATCCCCGCACACGGAGAGCGCTGTTTCCTCTCTGGCTGGGGAAACCTTTACA gtCATGGTCCCATGCCTGATAAGCTGCAGCAGGCCCTGCTGCCCGTGGTGGAACACAGCGTGTGCAGCCGCAGCGACTGGTGGGGCGGCAACGTCAAGCAAACCATGATCTGTGCCGGAGGAGACATCGTGGCTGGATGCAAC GGAGACTCCGGCGGTCCTCTGAACTGTCTGGGTCAGGACGGCAGGTGGTACGTTCAGGGTGTCACAAGCTTCGTCTCCTCCAGTAACTGCAACGAAGTGAAGAAGCCCACCGTGTTCACCCGTGTCTCCGCCTTCACAGACTGGCTCAGTGAG gtcaTGCTGAAATACTGA
- the slc34a2b gene encoding solute carrier family 34 member 2b produces the protein MAPRPEVGTESSPRLDDNISSKDIALPPAYSTVDLVNEDKDEDDPWDLPELKDTGVQWSELDTKGKIMRVLTGIVKLILLLGLLYLFICSLDVLSSAFQLVGGKAAGDIFQDNYVLSNPVAGLVIGVLVTVLVQSSSTSSSIVVSMVSSGLLEVQSAVPIIMGANIGTSVTNTIVAVMQAGDRNEFRRAFAGATVHDFFNWLSVLILLPLEAATGVLYKLTLLLIESFNIQGGEDAPELLNIITDPLTDSIIQLDKSVITGIATGDPAARNRSLVKRWCKTETNTTLQNVTVGSCINITNCWESGDQNWTTVNSSWTDYQEKCKHIFASVDLPDLAVGLILLALSLFVLCTCLILIVKLLNSMLQGQVAVVIKKVLNTDFPFPFAWVTGYIAILVGAGMTFIVQSSSVFTSAITPLVGIGVISLERAYPLTLGSNIGTTTTAILAAMASPGETLANSLQIALCHFFFNIFGILLWYPIPFTRIPIRLARGLGNRTAKYRWFAALYLILCFLVMPLTVFGLSLAGWQVLVGVGVPLAVLLVFVIVVNILQSRRPRALPKGLRSWDFLPKPLHSMKPWDTMVTSTFGFCGRHCCCCCRCSNCCSQKEEEAVTSISKKSLQMYDNPGLTQDDDPKVEKATHL, from the exons ATGGCTCCAAGACCAGAGGTGGGGACAGAGTCCTCCCCCAGGCTCG ATGACAACATTTCGTCTAAAGATATAGCCCTCCCGCCGGCTTACTCCACCGTAGACCTGGTGAATGAGGACAAAGACGAGGATGATCCCTGGGATCTCCCAGAGCTCAAAGACACAGGGGTGCAGTGGTCAG AGCTGGACACAAAAGGGAAGATTATGAGAGTGCTGACTGGGATTGTGAagctcatcctgctgctgggcCTTCTCTACCTGTTTATCTGCTCGCTGGATGTGCTCAGCTCTGCTTTCCAGCTCGttggag GCAAAGCTGCCGGTGACATCTTCCAGGACAATTATGTGTTGTCCAACCCTGTGGCCGGCCTGGTGATCGGGGTGTTAGTCACCGTGTTGGTGCAGAGCTccagcacctcctcctccatcgtGGTCAGCATGGTTTCCTCTGGAT TGCTGGAAGTGCAGTCTGCAGTGCCGATCATCATGGGCGCCAACATTGGTACATCTGTCACCAACACCATCGTGGCCGTGATGCAggcaggagacagaaatgagttCCGCAG GGCGTTTGCTGGTGCGACCGTTCACGACTTCTTCAACTGGCTGTCTGTGCTGATTCTTCTGCCTCTGGAAGCAGCCACAGGTGTACTGTACAAACTCACCCTCCTCTTAATCGAATCCTTCAACATCCAGGGCGGAGAGGACGCCCCCGAACTGCTCAACATCATCACAGACCCTCTCACCGACTCCATCATCCAG CTGGACAAATCTGTGATCACTGGCATCGCAACGGGAGACCCAGCGGCCAGGAACAGGAGTCTGGTCAAAAGATGGTgcaaaacagagacaaacact ACTCTGCAGAACGTTACTGTGGGTAGCTGCATCAACATCACCAACTGCTGGGAGAGCGGAGACCAGAACTGGACCACGGTGAACTCGTCTTGGACCGATTACCAGGAGAAAT GCAAACATATCTTTGCCAGTGTGGACCTGCCTGACCTGGCCGTGGGCCTCATCCTCCTGGCTCTGTCCCTGTTCGTCCTCTGCACCTGCCTCATCCTCATCGTCAAGTTGCTCAACTCCATGCTGCAGGGGCAGGTGGCTGTGGTCATCAAGAAGGTGCTCAACACAG ACTTCCCCTTCCCCTTCGCTTGGGTCACCGGATACATCGCCATTCTGGTGGGAGCAGGGATGACGTTTATCGTGCAGAGCAGCTCCGTCTTCACGTCAGCCATAACTCCTCTCGTTG GCATCGGTGTGATCAGCCTGGAGAGGGCGTATCCTCTGACACTGGGGTCAAACATCGGTACAACAACCACTGCTATACTTGCTGCTATGGCTAGTCCTGGAGAAACGCTAGCCAACTCCTTACAG ATTGCACTTTGTCACTTCTTCTTCAACATCTTTGGGATCCTACTGTGGTACCCGATCCCCTTCACGAGAATTCCCATCAGGTTGGCAAGAGGTCTGGGGAACCGTACTGCCAAGTACCGCTGGTTCGCTGCCCTCTACCTCATCCTCTGCTTCCTGGTCATGCCTCTGACTGTATTCGGCCTGTCGCTGGCCGGTTGGCAAGTCCTTGTTGGCGTCGGCGTGCCCCTCGCCGTGCTGCTGGTCTTTGTGATCGTCGTCAACATCTTGCAATCTCGCCGCCCACGCGCTTTACCCAAGGGGCTCCGCAGCTGGGACTTTTTGCCCAAACCTCTGCACTCCATGAAGCCCTGGGACACCATGGTGACCTCCACTTTTGGCTTCTGCGGgagacactgctgctgctgctgccgatgcTCCAATTGCTGCAGTCAAAAGGAAGAGGAAGCGGTGACGAGCATCAGCAAGAAGAGCCTGCAGATGTACGATAATCCGGGTTTGACACAAGATGACGATCCAAAAGTTGAGAAAGCAACTCACTTGTAA